From a single Drosophila sulfurigaster albostrigata strain 15112-1811.04 chromosome 3, ASM2355843v2, whole genome shotgun sequence genomic region:
- the LOC133846522 gene encoding guanine nucleotide-binding protein G(q) subunit alpha isoform X1 produces MECCLSEEAKEQKRINQEIEKQLRRDKRDARRELKLLLLGTGESGKSTFIKQMRIIHGSGYSDDDKRGYIKLVFQNIFMAMQSMIKAMDMLKISYGVGEHIDLADLVMSIDYETVTTFEDPYLNAIKTLWSDAGIQECYDRRREYQLTDSAKYYLMDLDRVAQPDYLPTEQDILRVRVPTTGIIEYPFDLEEIRFRMVDVGGQRSERRKWIHCFENVTSIIFLVALSEYDQILFESDNENRMEESKALFRTIITYPWFQNSSVILFLNKKDLLEEKIMYSHLVDYFPEYDGPQRDAIAAREFILRMFVDLNPDSEKIIYSHFTCATDTENIRFVFAAVKDTILQSNLKEYNLV; encoded by the exons ATGGAGTGCTGTTTATCAGAAGAGGCCAAGGAACAAAAACGGATCAATCAGGAAATCGAGAAACAGTTGCGTCGCGACAAACGAGATGCACGCCGAGAACTTAAACTCCTGTTACTGG GCACGGGCGAGTCCGGAAAGTCAACGTTTATCAAACAGATGCGCATTATACACGGCAGCGGATACTCGGACGATGATAAGCGTGGCTACATTAAGCTGGTGTTCCAGAACATATTCATGGCAATGCAGTCAATGATCAAGGCTATGGATATGCTCAAAATATCCTACGGTGTTGGCGAACATATA GATCTTGCTGATCTGGTTATGAGCATTGATTATGAAACAGTAACAACATTTGAGGATCCGTATTTGAATGCCATAAAAACGCTATGGTCCGATGCCGGCATACAGGAGTGCTATGATCGACGAAGAGAATATCAATTGACAGATTCCGCTAAATA TTATCTGATGGATCTCGATCGTGTGGCTCAACCTGATTATTTACCCACTGAGCAAGACATATTACGAGTTCGTGTGCCGACAACGGGGATCATTGAGTATCCCTTCGATCTAGAAGAAATCAGATTTAG AATGGTGGACGTCGGTGGACAGCGTTCTGAGAGAAGAAAGTGGATTCATTGTTTTGAAAATGTCACCTCGATCATATTTTTGGTAGCGTTATCGGAATATGATCAAATCTTGTTTGAATCTGATAATGAG aacCGCATGGAGGAATCAAAAGCTTTATTTAGAACTATAATTACGTACCCGTGGTTCCAAAATTCATCAGTTATTCTTTTCCTAAACAAGAAAGATTTGTTAGAAGAGAAAATCATGTATTCGCATTTGGTGGATTATTTTCCTGAATACGATG GTCCACAGCGAGATGCAATAGCAGCCCGTGAATTCATACTGCGCATGTTTGTAGACTTAAATCCAGATTCCGAAAAGATTATCTATTCTCATTTCACCTGTGCTACAG ATACTGAAAATATTAGGTTTGTGTTTGCGGCTGTAAAGGACACGATTCTGCAATCCAATCTTAAGGAATACAATTTGGTCTAA
- the LOC133846522 gene encoding G protein alpha q subunit isoform X2: MECCLSEEAKEQKRINQEIEKQLRRDKRDARRELKLLLLGTGESGKSTFIKQMRIIHGSGYSDDDKRGYIKLVFQNIFMAMQSMIKAMDMLKISYGVGEHIDLADLVMSIDYETVTTFEDPYLNAIKTLWSDAGIQECYDRRREYQLTDSAKYYLMDLDRVAQPDYLPTEQDILRVRVPTTGIIEYPFDLEEIRFRRFLFNSIHLHEKLKLAKLCPICIWGDLKITEDC; this comes from the exons ATGGAGTGCTGTTTATCAGAAGAGGCCAAGGAACAAAAACGGATCAATCAGGAAATCGAGAAACAGTTGCGTCGCGACAAACGAGATGCACGCCGAGAACTTAAACTCCTGTTACTGG GCACGGGCGAGTCCGGAAAGTCAACGTTTATCAAACAGATGCGCATTATACACGGCAGCGGATACTCGGACGATGATAAGCGTGGCTACATTAAGCTGGTGTTCCAGAACATATTCATGGCAATGCAGTCAATGATCAAGGCTATGGATATGCTCAAAATATCCTACGGTGTTGGCGAACATATA GATCTTGCTGATCTGGTTATGAGCATTGATTATGAAACAGTAACAACATTTGAGGATCCGTATTTGAATGCCATAAAAACGCTATGGTCCGATGCCGGCATACAGGAGTGCTATGATCGACGAAGAGAATATCAATTGACAGATTCCGCTAAATA TTATCTGATGGATCTCGATCGTGTGGCTCAACCTGATTATTTACCCACTGAGCAAGACATATTACGAGTTCGTGTGCCGACAACGGGGATCATTGAGTATCCCTTCGATCTAGAAGAAATCAGATTTAG AAGGTTTTTATTTAACTCTATTCATTTGCATGAAAAGcttaaattagctaaattgTGTCCGATTTGTATATGGGGAGACTTAAAGATTACAGAGGATTGTTGA